A part of Syngnathus acus chromosome 20, fSynAcu1.2, whole genome shotgun sequence genomic DNA contains:
- the myom1b gene encoding myomesin-1 isoform X1: protein MSTSVPFYRKYGRSYDRGYRYQSGSGYSVGTSAGTRTRGLDRSSQSRPDPLPKRANPSYLAVDRENQIIGYVVPVFRTSQEFAAGYSDESRLRNTATYMERRDMFTSGLEMERSEQISRKETMRESAQRISLNKTLYEHEEHFKRMNEDSLMHVPEFIIKPRSHTVWEKQCVRLHCTISGWPDPRVVWYKNNVAIDHLANAGKYKIESKYSVHSLEINKCDFEDTAQYRVSAMNVKGEVSAYASVVVKRFKGEVDEFLPAPRRTGVKDGPVSEYGITFQTNIVDNFGVSFGREGETMSLGCTVIIYPALHHYQPEVQWYRDGVLLSPSKWNHMHWSGDRATLTLTHLNKEDEGLYTLRVTTKSGYKSYSAYVFVRDAEAEVEGAPGAPLDVCCLDANKDYIIVSWKQPAVDGGSSILGYFVDRCEVGTTHWIQCNDTPIKFARFPVTGLVEGRSYIFRVRAVNQSGMSRPSRVSEPVAAMDPADRARMRGNTAPWTGQIIVTEEEPAEGIVPGRPQELQVTEATKNYLVLSWKPPGEKGLEGVMYYVEKCVSGTDSWQRVNTEIPVKSPRFALFDLAEGNSYCFRVRCCNAAGVGEPSDPTEATTVGDKLDTPSAPSKVVPTRNTDTSVVVSWEASRDAKELVGYYIEASIVGSNIWEPCNNKPVNVTRFICHGLTTGEKYVFRVRAVNAAGLSPFSPESEPVEVKAAIASPAPPYGISVLECVRDSMVLGWKQPTFIGGADISGYFVDYREVVDGVEGKWQEANIRAVSERAYRVTDLKENKKYQFQVRAANIAGVGIPSLPSDTFLCEEWTIAVPGPPHDLQLREVRGDSMVLLWKSPVYQGRDPVNGFYVDMKEAEAPEEAWRGLNTKATENTFFKVKNLKEQESYVFRVRAQNQAGVGKSSDISEPVQAVTKPGTKEILVDVDDDGVISLNFECANMTPDSKFVWSKNYEDMDDSSRLTMETKGNKSKVTFNSPGEEDIGIYSCLVTHTDGASSSYTISPEEMKRLLEISHDHKFPTIPLKSDLAVEMLEKGRVRFWLQAEKISANAKVDYVFNDNVMAQGEKYKMNFDKNTGVVELIMESLMPEDEGTFTFQMQDGKATNQSSLVLIGDVFKDLQKESEFQRKEWFRKQGPHFIEYLGYEVTPECCVVLKCKVGNIKKETTAIWYKDGREIKADQNLGFTEGVLKLEIAQISKKDAGVYETVLKDERGQDTSKLNLTDQCFKDLMSEVFNYIANSSTPLKITSTDQGIRLYTFVSYYNDLLPVTWHYKDSAIAFSDRLKSGVVGDQLWLQISEPTEKDMGKYAIEFNINDGKGGLRRTVELSGQAYEDALAEFKRLKAAAIAEKNRARVAGGLPDVVTIQEGKALNLTCNISGEPLPQVTWLKNDKELTSNEHCILRLESGKFASFTITGVSTADTGKYSILVKNKYGTESAEFTVSVFIPEEVAARKK, encoded by the exons ATGTCTACCTCAGTACCGTTCTACCGCAAGTACGGACGCAGCTACGACAGGGGCTACCGCTACCAGTCGGGGAGCGGGTACTCGGTCGGGACCAGCGCCGGCACCAGAACCAGGGG CCTTGATCGGTCATCACAATCCCGACCCGACCCGCTGCCCAAGAGAGCCAACCCCTCCTACTTGGCCGTGGACCGAGAGAACCAAATCATCGGCTACGTAGTGCCCGTCTTCAGGACCAG TCAAGAGTTTGCGGCGGGATATTCGGACGAGAGCAGACTGCGGAACACTGCCACCTACATGGAGCGCCGCGACATGTTCACCAGCGGTCTGGAGATGGAGCGCTCGGAGCAGATCTCCAGGAAGGAGACCATGCGTGAGTCGGCCCAACGCATCTCCTTGAATAAAACG CTCTACGAGCACGAGGAGCACTTCAAGCGCATGAACGAAGACAGCCTGATGCACGTCCCGGAGTTTATCATCAAGCCTCGCTCACACACCGTGTGGGAGAAGCAGTGCGTGAGGCTGCACTGTACCATCAGCGGCTGGCCGGACCCCCGAGTCGTCTG GTACAAAAATAACGTGGCCATCGACCATCTTGCCAACGCCGGGAAGTACAAAATCGAGAGTAAATACAGCGTCCACTCACTGGAGATCAACAA GTGCGATTTCGAGGACACGGCCCAGTATCGCGTCTCGGCCATGAACGTCAAGGGGGAGGTGTCCGCCTACGCCTCGGTTGTTGTCAAAA GGTTCAAAGGGGAAGTGGACGAGTTCCTGCCTGCTCCTAGAC GGACTGGTGTGAAAG ATGGTCCCGTGTCCGAGTACGGCATCACTTTCCAGACCAACATCGTCGACAACTTCGGCGTGTCCTTCGGCAGGGAGGGCGAGACCATGAGCTTGGGCTGCACCGTCATCATCTACCCAGCTTTGCATCACTACCAGCCCGAGGTGCAGTGGTACAGAGACG GGGTTCTCCTGTCCCCGTCCAAGTGGAATCACATGCACTGGAGTGGTGACAGAGCTACGTTGACCCTTACGCACCTGAACAAAGAGGACGAAGGACTCTACACTCTGCGCGTCACCACCAAGTCCGGATACAAAAGCTACTCCGCCTATGTCTTTGTGAGGG ATGCTGAAGCCGAAGTGGAAGGAGCACCGGGGGCCCCCCTGGATGTGTGCTGTCTAGATGCCAACAAGGACTACATCATTGTCTCCTGGAAGCAGCCGGCAGTCGACGGTGGCAGCTCCATCCTGGGTTATTTTGTGGACAG GTGTGAGGTCGGGACAACCCACTGGATCCAGTGCAATGACACTCCTATCAAGTTTGCCCGATTCCCGGTCACCGGCTTGGTTGAGGGTCGCTCCTATATCTTCCGTGTGCGCGCCGTCAACCAGAGCGGCATGAGCCGTCCGTCTCGGGTGTCCGAACCTGTCGCCGCCATGGACCCGGCCGATCGCGCTCGCATGAGAG GTAACACTGCACCTTGGACCGGCCAGATCATTGTCACGGAGGAAGAACCTGCAG AGGGTATTGTTCCTGGCAGACCTCAAGAACTGCAAGTGACCGAAGCAACCAAGAACTACTTGGTCCTCAGCTGGAAGCCACCCGGCGAGAAAGGCCTGGAAGGTGTCATGTACTATGTGGAGAAG TGTGTCTCAGGCACAGATAGCTGGCAGAGGGTGAACACGGAGATCCCGGTGAAGTCGCCTCGTTTCGCGCTGTTTGATTTGGCGGAGGGGAACTCTTACTGCTTCCGCGTCCGCTGCTGCAACGCCGCCGGCGTCGGCGAACCGTCCGACCCCACCGAGGCCACCACGGTTGGCGACAAGCTCG ATACGCCATCCGCGCCGAGCAAAGTCGTCCCTACGAGGAACACGGATACGTCGGTGGTGGTATCCTGGGAAGCATCCCGTGACGCCAAGGAGTTGGTGGGCTACTACATTGAGGCGAGCATTGTGGGCAGTAACATCTGGGAGCCATGCAACAACAAACCCGTCAACGTGACCAG GTTTATATGCCACGGTTTGACGACGGGAGAGAAGTACGTGTTCAGGGTGAGGGCTGTGAACGCCGCAGGACTTAGTCCGTTCTCTCCGGAATCCGAGCCTGTGGAGGTGAAGGCTGCGATTG CGTCGCCTGCACCACCGTATGGAATCAGCGTGCTGGAATGCGTACGCGACTCCATGGTGCTGGGGTGGAAGCAGCCCACCTTCATTGGAGGGGCCGATATCAGCGGATACTTCGTGGACTACCGTGAGGTTGTCGACGGCGTGGAGGGAAAGTGGCAGGAGGCCAACATCAGGGCGGTCAGCGAACGTGCCTACAGG GTGACTGATCTGAAGGAGAACAAGAAGTACCAGTTCCAGGTTCGGGCGGCCAACATCGCGGGGGTCGGCATCCCGTCGCTTCCCAGCGACACCTTCTTGTGCGAGGAGTGGACCATTGCCGTTCCAG GACCTCCTCACGATCTCCAGCTGCGAGAGGTGCGAGGCGACTCCATGGTGTTGCTGTGGAAATCTCCGGTGTACCAGGGGCGTGATCCTGTCAACGGCTTCTACGTGGACATGAAGGAAGCGGAAGCCCCGGAGGAAGCCTGGCGAGGACTCAATACCAAGGCCACGGAGAACACCTTCTTCAAG GTGAAGAATCTGAAGGAGCAAGAGTCGTACGTGTTCCGAGTGCGTGCCCAGAATCAGGCCGGCGTGGGGAAAAGCTCGGACATCTCCGAACCGGTCCAAGCTGTGACCAAGCCCG GCACCAAGGAGATTTTGGTGGACGTGGACGACGACGGCGTCATCTCTCTTAACTTCGAATGCGCCAACATGACCCCCGACTCCAAATTTGTGTGGTCCAAGAACTACGAAGACATGGACGACTCGTCACGCTTGACCATGGAGACCAAAGGGAACAA GTCCAAAGTTACCTTCAACTCACCCGGAGAGGAAGACATTGGTATTTATTCATGTCTGGTCACTCACACGGACGGAGCTTCATCCAGCTACACCATCTCGCCTGAAG AGATGAAGAGGCTGCTGGAGATCAGCCACGATCACAAGTTCCCCA CTATTCCCCTCAAGTCGGATTTGGCCGTGGAGATGCTGGAGAAGGGCAGAGTTCGCTTCTGGCTGCAGGCCGAGAAGATTTCAGCCAATGCCAAAGTGGACTACGTGTTCAACGACAACGTGATGGCCCAGGGCGAG AAATACAAGATGAACTTTGACAAAAACACCGGCGTGGTTGAGCTGATCATGGAGTCGCTGATGCCTGAGGATGAAGGCACCTTCACCTTCCAGATGCAGGATGGAAAAGCCACCAACCAGTCCAGTTTGGTACTCATAGGAGACG TGTTCAAGGATCTGCAGAAGGAATCAGAGTTCCAGAGGAAAGAATGGTTCAGAAAGCAAG GTCCTCACTTTATTGAGTATTTGGGCTACGAGGTCACTCCAGAATGTTGCGTGGTACTCAAGTGCAAG GTAGGAAATATAAAGAAGGAGACGACGGCGATTTGGTACAAGGACGGCCGGGAGATCAAGGCCGACCAAAATTTGGGCTTCACTGAGGGCGTCCTAAAACTGGAAATAGCTCAG ATTTCCAAGAAGGACGCCGGCGTCTACGAGACGGTCCTGAAAGACGAGCGAGGACAAGATACGTCCAAGTTAAATCTGACTGACCAAT GTTTCAAAGACCTGATGAGCGAAGTCTTCAACTACATCG CTAACTCATCCACGCCGCTGAAGATCACCAGCACGGATCAAGGCATCCGCCTCTACACCTTTGTCAGCTACTATAATGACCTGCTGCCGGTCACGTGGCATTACAA GGACTCAGCCATCGCCTTCTCGGACCGCTTGAAGAGCGGCGTGGTGGGCGACCAGTTGTGGCTGCAGATCAGCGAGCCCACCGAGAAGGACATGGGCAAATACGCCATTGAGTTCAACATCAATGACGGCAAAGGCGGCCTGAGGAGGACCGTGGAGCTGTCGGGTCAAG CGTACGAGGACGCGTTGGCCGAATTCAAGAGACTCAA AGCGGCTGCTATTGCAGAAAAAA ACCGCGCCCGAGTGGCAGGAGGTCTCCCCGACGTGGTCACCATCCAAGAGGGCAAG GCGCTCAACCTCACCTGCAACATCTCAGGCGAGCCGTTGCCCCAGGTGACGTGGCTGAAGAACGACAAAGAGCTGACGTCAAACGAGCACTGCATTCTACGCTTGGAGTCGGGCAAGTTCGCCAGCTTCACCATCACGGGGGTCAGCACGGCCGACACGGGCAAGTACAGCATCCTGGTCAAGAACAAGTACGGCACCGAGAGCGCAGAGTTCACCGTAAGTGTCTTCATCCCCGAGGAGGTGGCCGCCCGCAAAAAATGA
- the myom1b gene encoding myomesin-1 isoform X3, with protein MERRDMFTSGLEMERSEQISRKETMRESAQRISLNKTLYEHEEHFKRMNEDSLMHVPEFIIKPRSHTVWEKQCVRLHCTISGWPDPRVVWYKNNVAIDHLANAGKYKIESKYSVHSLEINKCDFEDTAQYRVSAMNVKGEVSAYASVVVKRFKGEVDEFLPAPRRTGVKDGPVSEYGITFQTNIVDNFGVSFGREGETMSLGCTVIIYPALHHYQPEVQWYRDGVLLSPSKWNHMHWSGDRATLTLTHLNKEDEGLYTLRVTTKSGYKSYSAYVFVRDAEAEVEGAPGAPLDVCCLDANKDYIIVSWKQPAVDGGSSILGYFVDRCEVGTTHWIQCNDTPIKFARFPVTGLVEGRSYIFRVRAVNQSGMSRPSRVSEPVAAMDPADRARMRGNTAPWTGQIIVTEEEPAEGIVPGRPQELQVTEATKNYLVLSWKPPGEKGLEGVMYYVEKCVSGTDSWQRVNTEIPVKSPRFALFDLAEGNSYCFRVRCCNAAGVGEPSDPTEATTVGDKLDTPSAPSKVVPTRNTDTSVVVSWEASRDAKELVGYYIEASIVGSNIWEPCNNKPVNVTRFICHGLTTGEKYVFRVRAVNAAGLSPFSPESEPVEVKAAIASPAPPYGISVLECVRDSMVLGWKQPTFIGGADISGYFVDYREVVDGVEGKWQEANIRAVSERAYRVTDLKENKKYQFQVRAANIAGVGIPSLPSDTFLCEEWTIAVPGPPHDLQLREVRGDSMVLLWKSPVYQGRDPVNGFYVDMKEAEAPEEAWRGLNTKATENTFFKVKNLKEQESYVFRVRAQNQAGVGKSSDISEPVQAVTKPGTKEILVDVDDDGVISLNFECANMTPDSKFVWSKNYEDMDDSSRLTMETKGNKSKVTFNSPGEEDIGIYSCLVTHTDGASSSYTISPEEMKRLLEISHDHKFPTIPLKSDLAVEMLEKGRVRFWLQAEKISANAKVDYVFNDNVMAQGEKYKMNFDKNTGVVELIMESLMPEDEGTFTFQMQDGKATNQSSLVLIGDVFKDLQKESEFQRKEWFRKQGPHFIEYLGYEVTPECCVVLKCKVGNIKKETTAIWYKDGREIKADQNLGFTEGVLKLEIAQISKKDAGVYETVLKDERGQDTSKLNLTDQCFKDLMSEVFNYIANSSTPLKITSTDQGIRLYTFVSYYNDLLPVTWHYKDSAIAFSDRLKSGVVGDQLWLQISEPTEKDMGKYAIEFNINDGKGGLRRTVELSGQAYEDALAEFKRLKAAAIAEKNRARVAGGLPDVVTIQEGKALNLTCNISGEPLPQVTWLKNDKELTSNEHCILRLESGKFASFTITGVSTADTGKYSILVKNKYGTESAEFTVSVFIPEEVAARKK; from the exons ATGGAGCGCCGCGACATGTTCACCAGCGGTCTGGAGATGGAGCGCTCGGAGCAGATCTCCAGGAAGGAGACCATGCGTGAGTCGGCCCAACGCATCTCCTTGAATAAAACG CTCTACGAGCACGAGGAGCACTTCAAGCGCATGAACGAAGACAGCCTGATGCACGTCCCGGAGTTTATCATCAAGCCTCGCTCACACACCGTGTGGGAGAAGCAGTGCGTGAGGCTGCACTGTACCATCAGCGGCTGGCCGGACCCCCGAGTCGTCTG GTACAAAAATAACGTGGCCATCGACCATCTTGCCAACGCCGGGAAGTACAAAATCGAGAGTAAATACAGCGTCCACTCACTGGAGATCAACAA GTGCGATTTCGAGGACACGGCCCAGTATCGCGTCTCGGCCATGAACGTCAAGGGGGAGGTGTCCGCCTACGCCTCGGTTGTTGTCAAAA GGTTCAAAGGGGAAGTGGACGAGTTCCTGCCTGCTCCTAGAC GGACTGGTGTGAAAG ATGGTCCCGTGTCCGAGTACGGCATCACTTTCCAGACCAACATCGTCGACAACTTCGGCGTGTCCTTCGGCAGGGAGGGCGAGACCATGAGCTTGGGCTGCACCGTCATCATCTACCCAGCTTTGCATCACTACCAGCCCGAGGTGCAGTGGTACAGAGACG GGGTTCTCCTGTCCCCGTCCAAGTGGAATCACATGCACTGGAGTGGTGACAGAGCTACGTTGACCCTTACGCACCTGAACAAAGAGGACGAAGGACTCTACACTCTGCGCGTCACCACCAAGTCCGGATACAAAAGCTACTCCGCCTATGTCTTTGTGAGGG ATGCTGAAGCCGAAGTGGAAGGAGCACCGGGGGCCCCCCTGGATGTGTGCTGTCTAGATGCCAACAAGGACTACATCATTGTCTCCTGGAAGCAGCCGGCAGTCGACGGTGGCAGCTCCATCCTGGGTTATTTTGTGGACAG GTGTGAGGTCGGGACAACCCACTGGATCCAGTGCAATGACACTCCTATCAAGTTTGCCCGATTCCCGGTCACCGGCTTGGTTGAGGGTCGCTCCTATATCTTCCGTGTGCGCGCCGTCAACCAGAGCGGCATGAGCCGTCCGTCTCGGGTGTCCGAACCTGTCGCCGCCATGGACCCGGCCGATCGCGCTCGCATGAGAG GTAACACTGCACCTTGGACCGGCCAGATCATTGTCACGGAGGAAGAACCTGCAG AGGGTATTGTTCCTGGCAGACCTCAAGAACTGCAAGTGACCGAAGCAACCAAGAACTACTTGGTCCTCAGCTGGAAGCCACCCGGCGAGAAAGGCCTGGAAGGTGTCATGTACTATGTGGAGAAG TGTGTCTCAGGCACAGATAGCTGGCAGAGGGTGAACACGGAGATCCCGGTGAAGTCGCCTCGTTTCGCGCTGTTTGATTTGGCGGAGGGGAACTCTTACTGCTTCCGCGTCCGCTGCTGCAACGCCGCCGGCGTCGGCGAACCGTCCGACCCCACCGAGGCCACCACGGTTGGCGACAAGCTCG ATACGCCATCCGCGCCGAGCAAAGTCGTCCCTACGAGGAACACGGATACGTCGGTGGTGGTATCCTGGGAAGCATCCCGTGACGCCAAGGAGTTGGTGGGCTACTACATTGAGGCGAGCATTGTGGGCAGTAACATCTGGGAGCCATGCAACAACAAACCCGTCAACGTGACCAG GTTTATATGCCACGGTTTGACGACGGGAGAGAAGTACGTGTTCAGGGTGAGGGCTGTGAACGCCGCAGGACTTAGTCCGTTCTCTCCGGAATCCGAGCCTGTGGAGGTGAAGGCTGCGATTG CGTCGCCTGCACCACCGTATGGAATCAGCGTGCTGGAATGCGTACGCGACTCCATGGTGCTGGGGTGGAAGCAGCCCACCTTCATTGGAGGGGCCGATATCAGCGGATACTTCGTGGACTACCGTGAGGTTGTCGACGGCGTGGAGGGAAAGTGGCAGGAGGCCAACATCAGGGCGGTCAGCGAACGTGCCTACAGG GTGACTGATCTGAAGGAGAACAAGAAGTACCAGTTCCAGGTTCGGGCGGCCAACATCGCGGGGGTCGGCATCCCGTCGCTTCCCAGCGACACCTTCTTGTGCGAGGAGTGGACCATTGCCGTTCCAG GACCTCCTCACGATCTCCAGCTGCGAGAGGTGCGAGGCGACTCCATGGTGTTGCTGTGGAAATCTCCGGTGTACCAGGGGCGTGATCCTGTCAACGGCTTCTACGTGGACATGAAGGAAGCGGAAGCCCCGGAGGAAGCCTGGCGAGGACTCAATACCAAGGCCACGGAGAACACCTTCTTCAAG GTGAAGAATCTGAAGGAGCAAGAGTCGTACGTGTTCCGAGTGCGTGCCCAGAATCAGGCCGGCGTGGGGAAAAGCTCGGACATCTCCGAACCGGTCCAAGCTGTGACCAAGCCCG GCACCAAGGAGATTTTGGTGGACGTGGACGACGACGGCGTCATCTCTCTTAACTTCGAATGCGCCAACATGACCCCCGACTCCAAATTTGTGTGGTCCAAGAACTACGAAGACATGGACGACTCGTCACGCTTGACCATGGAGACCAAAGGGAACAA GTCCAAAGTTACCTTCAACTCACCCGGAGAGGAAGACATTGGTATTTATTCATGTCTGGTCACTCACACGGACGGAGCTTCATCCAGCTACACCATCTCGCCTGAAG AGATGAAGAGGCTGCTGGAGATCAGCCACGATCACAAGTTCCCCA CTATTCCCCTCAAGTCGGATTTGGCCGTGGAGATGCTGGAGAAGGGCAGAGTTCGCTTCTGGCTGCAGGCCGAGAAGATTTCAGCCAATGCCAAAGTGGACTACGTGTTCAACGACAACGTGATGGCCCAGGGCGAG AAATACAAGATGAACTTTGACAAAAACACCGGCGTGGTTGAGCTGATCATGGAGTCGCTGATGCCTGAGGATGAAGGCACCTTCACCTTCCAGATGCAGGATGGAAAAGCCACCAACCAGTCCAGTTTGGTACTCATAGGAGACG TGTTCAAGGATCTGCAGAAGGAATCAGAGTTCCAGAGGAAAGAATGGTTCAGAAAGCAAG GTCCTCACTTTATTGAGTATTTGGGCTACGAGGTCACTCCAGAATGTTGCGTGGTACTCAAGTGCAAG GTAGGAAATATAAAGAAGGAGACGACGGCGATTTGGTACAAGGACGGCCGGGAGATCAAGGCCGACCAAAATTTGGGCTTCACTGAGGGCGTCCTAAAACTGGAAATAGCTCAG ATTTCCAAGAAGGACGCCGGCGTCTACGAGACGGTCCTGAAAGACGAGCGAGGACAAGATACGTCCAAGTTAAATCTGACTGACCAAT GTTTCAAAGACCTGATGAGCGAAGTCTTCAACTACATCG CTAACTCATCCACGCCGCTGAAGATCACCAGCACGGATCAAGGCATCCGCCTCTACACCTTTGTCAGCTACTATAATGACCTGCTGCCGGTCACGTGGCATTACAA GGACTCAGCCATCGCCTTCTCGGACCGCTTGAAGAGCGGCGTGGTGGGCGACCAGTTGTGGCTGCAGATCAGCGAGCCCACCGAGAAGGACATGGGCAAATACGCCATTGAGTTCAACATCAATGACGGCAAAGGCGGCCTGAGGAGGACCGTGGAGCTGTCGGGTCAAG CGTACGAGGACGCGTTGGCCGAATTCAAGAGACTCAA AGCGGCTGCTATTGCAGAAAAAA ACCGCGCCCGAGTGGCAGGAGGTCTCCCCGACGTGGTCACCATCCAAGAGGGCAAG GCGCTCAACCTCACCTGCAACATCTCAGGCGAGCCGTTGCCCCAGGTGACGTGGCTGAAGAACGACAAAGAGCTGACGTCAAACGAGCACTGCATTCTACGCTTGGAGTCGGGCAAGTTCGCCAGCTTCACCATCACGGGGGTCAGCACGGCCGACACGGGCAAGTACAGCATCCTGGTCAAGAACAAGTACGGCACCGAGAGCGCAGAGTTCACCGTAAGTGTCTTCATCCCCGAGGAGGTGGCCGCCCGCAAAAAATGA